A stretch of the Poseidonibacter parvus genome encodes the following:
- the soxZ gene encoding thiosulfate oxidation carrier complex protein SoxZ: MAKKTRIKAKLKKGIVTVKALASHAMLSYQEAERAKKEVNFITYLTATVNDKIVFEVSTSQFLSKNPYLKFQFKGAEKGDKVVITWTDLKGETQVSSAKIK; encoded by the coding sequence ATGGCAAAAAAAACTAGAATTAAAGCAAAATTAAAAAAAGGTATTGTAACTGTTAAAGCATTAGCTTCACATGCAATGTTAAGTTATCAAGAAGCTGAAAGAGCAAAAAAAGAAGTAAACTTTATTACATATTTAACTGCAACAGTTAATGATAAAATTGTTTTTGAAGTATCAACAAGTCAATTCTTATCAAAGAATCCATACTTAAAATTTCAATTTAAGGGCGCTGAAAAAGGTGACAAAGTTGTAATTACATGGACTGATTTAAAAGGCGAAACTCAAGTAAGTTCTGCAAAAATCAAATAA
- a CDS encoding c-type cytochrome: protein MFMLDLKKSLLAIGVVSALLVTNATAADKKMNIDGAVIYPVKDGMYTDYAVSEQNKKGFSSYGRTPTANEIKAWDTDVMPDGHGLPVGEGSVEDGDELYESQCAMCHGDFGAGGVGGYPTLAGGQGSLKNQLGLEGTEGPRKTIGSYWPYASTLFWYIKTAMPFPHPKSLTDNEVYALTAYLLSVNNIKAGGELIDDEFVLSKENFNTVKMNNPDGFYPVHPDRNDLKEQRGPLAQGVRCMKDCKQPKPVSIAAEIDVGFDPVISTVKDLPKVKETAKVSKSAKIYEASCSACHANAAIGAPVLGDKEAWAEVVSKGIDTVYANALNGINAMPPKGGADITEQELKEVVDYMINSSK from the coding sequence ATGTTCATGTTAGATCTTAAAAAATCATTATTAGCCATTGGTGTAGTATCTGCACTTTTAGTAACAAACGCAACTGCTGCAGATAAAAAAATGAATATCGATGGTGCTGTTATATATCCTGTTAAAGATGGAATGTATACAGATTATGCTGTAAGCGAACAAAATAAAAAAGGTTTTAGTTCATACGGTAGAACACCAACTGCTAATGAAATTAAAGCTTGGGATACAGATGTAATGCCAGATGGCCATGGTTTACCTGTTGGTGAAGGTTCTGTTGAAGATGGTGATGAATTATACGAATCACAATGTGCAATGTGTCATGGTGACTTTGGTGCAGGTGGAGTAGGTGGTTATCCTACACTTGCAGGTGGTCAAGGAAGTTTAAAAAATCAATTAGGTTTAGAAGGAACAGAAGGTCCTAGAAAAACTATTGGTTCTTATTGGCCTTATGCAAGTACACTTTTTTGGTACATAAAAACTGCTATGCCATTCCCGCATCCTAAATCTTTAACTGATAATGAAGTTTATGCATTAACTGCTTATTTATTATCTGTAAATAATATCAAAGCTGGTGGGGAACTAATTGATGATGAGTTCGTTTTAAGTAAAGAAAATTTCAATACAGTTAAAATGAATAACCCAGATGGTTTTTATCCAGTTCATCCAGACAGAAATGATCTTAAGGAACAAAGAGGTCCTTTAGCTCAAGGTGTTAGATGTATGAAAGATTGTAAGCAACCAAAACCTGTAAGTATTGCTGCTGAAATCGATGTAGGTTTTGATCCTGTAATTAGTACAGTAAAAGATTTGCCAAAAGTTAAAGAAACTGCTAAAGTATCAAAGAGTGCAAAAATTTATGAAGCTAGTTGTAGTGCTTGTCATGCAAATGCTGCAATTGGAGCACCAGTTCTTGGAGACAAAGAAGCTTGGGCTGAAGTTGTTTCAAAAGGAATTGATACTGTTTATGCAAATGCATTAAATGGAATAAATGCGATGCCTCCTAAAGGTGGAGCTGATATTACAGAGCAAGAGTTAAAAGAAGTAGTTGATTACATGATTAACTCAAGTAAATAA
- the soxC gene encoding sulfite dehydrogenase encodes MTKISKNSKKSLKVDSVEKSSRRDFFKKTAIYSASALTAATVLAPIKLKADDENIVNHVDWGTKLGDKVDKYPYGVPSAYEHNNVRRVHDLLSSGDRYATVSMSPLHQQEGIITPNGLFFTRNHGGTAQIDPNKFRLMIHGLVKKPIVLTLEQLKRYPSESRIHFIECPANGSTGWRGPQFNNLQFVKGMMSSAEWTGVKLSVLLEDLGLKPEAQWALVEGSDNSEMGRTLPIEKILDDAMLVWGQNGEPLRPEQGYPVRLLVPGWEGNLNVKWVKRIEFSDKPWHAKEETSKYTMLQPSGKAINFFWPMEVNSIITSPCPEVPWTDLKKGDMVEISGIAWSGRGTIKTVDISLDGGKNWVEAELKGLVLPKSWTRFSYIIKWDGKKKVLLSRAIDDTGHIQPSIDKLIENVGVEGIYHRNPIVGWEVTSKGVVNNVHVRS; translated from the coding sequence ATGACGAAAATTAGTAAAAATTCTAAAAAGAGTTTAAAAGTAGATTCTGTAGAAAAATCTAGTAGAAGAGACTTTTTTAAAAAAACAGCTATTTATTCAGCTAGTGCTTTAACTGCCGCTACAGTTTTAGCACCTATAAAATTAAAAGCTGATGATGAAAATATTGTTAATCATGTTGATTGGGGAACAAAGTTAGGTGATAAAGTTGATAAGTACCCATATGGTGTGCCTTCTGCTTATGAACATAATAATGTAAGAAGAGTTCATGATTTATTATCTTCAGGTGATAGATATGCAACTGTATCAATGTCTCCATTGCATCAGCAAGAGGGAATTATTACACCTAATGGTTTATTCTTTACAAGAAATCATGGTGGTACAGCTCAAATTGATCCTAATAAATTTAGACTTATGATTCACGGTTTAGTAAAAAAACCAATTGTTTTAACATTAGAGCAATTAAAAAGATATCCATCTGAGTCTAGAATTCACTTTATTGAGTGTCCTGCAAATGGATCTACTGGATGGAGAGGACCACAATTTAATAACTTACAATTTGTAAAAGGAATGATGAGTTCTGCTGAATGGACTGGTGTTAAACTTTCTGTTCTTTTAGAAGACTTAGGCCTTAAACCTGAAGCACAATGGGCTTTAGTTGAAGGTAGTGATAACTCAGAAATGGGTAGAACTCTTCCAATTGAAAAAATCTTAGATGATGCAATGCTTGTTTGGGGACAAAATGGTGAACCATTAAGACCAGAACAAGGTTATCCTGTAAGATTATTAGTTCCAGGTTGGGAAGGTAACTTAAATGTTAAATGGGTTAAAAGAATAGAGTTTTCTGATAAACCATGGCATGCAAAAGAAGAAACTTCAAAATATACAATGTTACAACCAAGTGGTAAGGCGATTAATTTCTTCTGGCCAATGGAAGTAAACTCAATTATTACTTCACCATGTCCTGAAGTTCCATGGACTGATCTTAAAAAAGGTGATATGGTAGAAATATCTGGAATTGCATGGTCAGGAAGAGGAACAATTAAAACAGTTGATATCTCTTTAGATGGTGGTAAAAATTGGGTAGAAGCCGAATTAAAAGGTCTAGTATTACCAAAATCTTGGACAAGATTCTCATATATTATTAAATGGGATGGAAAGAAAAAAGTTCTTTTATCAAGAGCAATTGATGATACAGGACACATTCAACCTTCAATTGATAAATTAATTGAAAATGTTGGAGTAGAAGGTATTTATCATAGAAATCCAATCGTAGGTTGGGAAGTAACATCAAAAGGAGTTGTAAATAATGTTCATGTTAGATCTTAA
- the soxA gene encoding sulfur oxidation c-type cytochrome SoxA, which yields MLFKIVKATTLAALFTTAAIAADFNAQAEIDKENITKYFEAKFSDPEKNRSTFFPYSTTEELKNNFIKGIKGDEFSKGGYAFSKNGRLSYDEIKEFPPTEEFVEKGEELFNEPFANGKSFKNCFPDTTIAGSYPFFDQESKKLVSLTQAVNECLVSNSEKKWNEKKGKMAHLQAFLAQETADAEKRVDIKIESKEAAEAYERGKEYYFTQRGYLNLSCATCHIQGAGQRVRNESLSQGLGQTTHFPVYRLKWAAGNAANDGLGTLERRMSGCIKDQGQVPPKNTSETMKELLYFMSYLSNGLPVDGPDIRK from the coding sequence ATGTTATTTAAAATTGTAAAAGCTACAACTTTAGCTGCTTTATTTACTACTGCAGCTATTGCTGCAGACTTCAATGCTCAAGCAGAAATTGATAAAGAAAATATTACTAAATATTTTGAAGCTAAATTTTCTGATCCAGAAAAAAATAGAAGTACTTTTTTCCCATATTCTACAACTGAAGAGTTAAAGAATAATTTTATTAAAGGAATTAAAGGTGATGAATTCTCAAAAGGTGGTTACGCATTTTCTAAAAATGGTAGATTATCTTATGATGAAATTAAAGAATTTCCGCCAACTGAAGAATTTGTAGAAAAAGGTGAAGAACTTTTTAATGAACCTTTTGCAAATGGAAAATCATTTAAAAACTGTTTTCCAGATACTACAATCGCAGGTTCGTACCCATTCTTTGATCAAGAATCAAAAAAACTTGTTTCTTTAACTCAAGCTGTTAATGAGTGTTTAGTATCTAATAGTGAAAAGAAATGGAATGAGAAAAAAGGTAAAATGGCTCACTTACAAGCATTTTTAGCTCAAGAAACTGCAGACGCAGAAAAAAGAGTTGATATTAAAATTGAAAGTAAAGAAGCTGCTGAAGCCTATGAAAGAGGAAAAGAATATTACTTTACTCAAAGAGGATATTTAAACCTTTCTTGTGCTACTTGTCATATTCAAGGTGCAGGTCAAAGAGTTAGAAATGAATCTTTATCACAAGGTTTAGGTCAAACTACGCATTTCCCAGTTTATAGATTAAAATGGGCAGCTGGAAATGCAGCTAATGATGGTTTAGGTACTTTAGAGAGAAGAATGTCTGGATGTATTAAAGATCAAGGACAAGTTCCTCCTAAAAATACTTCAGAAACTATGAAAGAATTATTATATTTCATGTCATACTTATCAAATGGTTTACCAGTTGATGGTCCAGATATCAGAAAGTAA
- a CDS encoding rhodanese-like domain-containing protein, with amino-acid sequence MKLLNKLLIASAFSGLLVSSAFSAEATYNYVPISKGVKSIDMELNDEKFTIMRNQSKTNKISPLYETTFRGAPQPISLADGLETLGELEFIEYMKKAQTDENIAIIDSRKPGWFAKLRIPGAVNVPFTNFDEKDTAIEMMEDEMGVVQNDDGTLDFSKAKTLALYCNGYWCGQTPGMVKNAEFALLKMGYPVEKIKYYRGGMQAWTSLGFTVVGSGE; translated from the coding sequence ATGAAACTTTTAAATAAATTACTTATTGCATCTGCATTTTCTGGATTACTAGTAAGTTCAGCTTTTAGTGCAGAAGCTACATATAATTATGTTCCAATTTCAAAAGGTGTTAAATCTATTGATATGGAATTAAATGATGAAAAATTTACAATTATGAGAAATCAATCAAAAACTAATAAAATTTCTCCATTATATGAAACAACTTTTAGAGGTGCTCCTCAACCAATTTCTTTAGCTGATGGTTTAGAAACATTAGGTGAATTAGAGTTTATTGAGTATATGAAAAAAGCTCAAACTGATGAAAATATTGCAATTATTGATTCAAGAAAGCCAGGTTGGTTTGCAAAGTTAAGAATTCCAGGAGCAGTTAATGTTCCTTTTACAAATTTTGATGAAAAAGATACTGCTATTGAAATGATGGAAGATGAAATGGGTGTTGTTCAAAATGACGATGGTACTTTAGATTTTTCAAAAGCAAAAACTTTAGCATTATATTGTAATGGTTACTGGTGTGGACAAACTCCAGGTATGGTTAAAAACGCTGAATTTGCATTATTAAAAATGGGGTATCCAGTTGAAAAGATTAAATACTACAGAGGTGGTATGCAAGCTTGGACTTCATTAGGTTTTACTGTTGTAGGATCTGGGGAATAA
- a CDS encoding thioredoxin family protein: MLKKALLLIFITFISSLNANFKDGEKIFLQKCSSCHGKFIDMKTLKTNFFEKENKLLNLKYPTENMLAYAIIDSPKHIGDNNDLEMQQIEIEEYLKSYLTNPDLNNSICEPSIIKYYDKKLSNNYNLNDEDLSSLAIYFMNYKKERLKNTKKEIRVLSKNYNEAELLNDAKKENKKILVYATSKTCHFCKKMDKEVLSLNEVKNKIDEDYLFLKIDIEDVKLPFNLAKGYRGMTPTFFALENNGKLKNKYPGSWNKKDFLLILKENNK; this comes from the coding sequence TTGCTTAAAAAAGCTTTACTACTAATTTTTATAACATTTATTTCATCTTTAAACGCAAACTTTAAAGATGGTGAAAAAATATTTTTACAAAAATGCTCTTCATGTCATGGAAAATTTATTGATATGAAAACATTAAAAACAAACTTTTTTGAAAAAGAAAATAAACTTTTAAATCTAAAATATCCAACTGAGAATATGCTTGCTTATGCAATAATTGATAGTCCAAAGCATATAGGTGATAATAATGATTTAGAAATGCAACAAATTGAGATAGAAGAATATTTAAAGAGTTATCTTACAAATCCTGATTTAAATAATAGTATTTGTGAACCTTCAATTATAAAGTATTATGATAAAAAACTTTCAAATAATTATAATTTAAATGATGAAGATTTATCATCTTTAGCTATATATTTTATGAATTATAAAAAAGAAAGATTAAAGAATACAAAAAAAGAGATTAGAGTGTTATCTAAAAATTATAATGAAGCTGAATTATTAAATGATGCAAAAAAAGAAAATAAAAAAATACTAGTTTATGCTACATCTAAAACTTGCCATTTTTGTAAAAAGATGGACAAAGAAGTTTTGTCTTTAAATGAAGTAAAAAATAAAATAGATGAAGATTATCTCTTTTTAAAAATTGATATTGAAGATGTTAAATTGCCTTTTAACCTTGCAAAAGGATATAGAGGTATGACACCCACTTTTTTTGCTTTAGAAAATAATGGTAAATTAAAAAACAAATATCCCGGTTCATGGAATAAAAAAGATTTTTTATTAATATTAAAGGAAAACAATAAATAA
- a CDS encoding MOSC domain-containing protein, protein MKKIGKVIEIFSAKKDSSGLPRPKVNELDIINGFGIKDDKFAGKDEDKSVMVVGSVAYNIAEENKIDLQLGSLGENILFDFNPHEYKIGTVFVIGSVKLEITQNCTICNHLSVFGKELPSLVKDHRGLYCKILSSGIIKKENEVYIKE, encoded by the coding sequence ATGAAAAAAATTGGGAAAGTAATTGAAATATTTAGTGCAAAAAAAGACTCATCAGGACTACCTAGACCTAAAGTAAATGAGCTTGACATTATTAATGGTTTTGGAATTAAAGATGACAAATTTGCAGGAAAAGATGAAGATAAGTCTGTGATGGTTGTAGGTTCAGTTGCATATAATATTGCAGAAGAAAATAAGATTGATTTACAATTAGGAAGTTTAGGAGAAAATATATTATTCGATTTTAATCCTCATGAATATAAAATTGGTACAGTTTTTGTAATAGGAAGTGTTAAATTAGAAATTACTCAAAATTGTACTATTTGTAACCACTTGAGCGTTTTTGGAAAAGAATTACCAAGTTTAGTAAAAGATCATAGAGGTTTATATTGTAAAATACTTAGCAGTGGTATAATAAAAAAAGAAAATGAAGTTTATATAAAGGAATAA
- a CDS encoding AAA family ATPase: protein MINRIYIKDCLSFKEIDLEFNTGLNVFTGPSGAGKSILMQAILSLFALSDVKASLGEVLISDSKISDELYDLQSNDDIVIKTIKKEKVRFFINNQTISKKNLNTFSSKLIKHLNLRDTSDFESVKLLNFLDKVCYKDYKDFSSKKEKFDLLFKEASKLQKDLNKIIEDELKIEDLKEFSKFEIEKIEAINPSIDEYEELNLLKRKLSKKEKIEDAIKSASEILNFRQSVSNSLELLEEDSSFFDETMNELNNIFEKFNDSLYELEDIDIETVLTRIEKLSSLQKRFGSIAEALEYKEEKKKELDSYENITFEKSILEKKISIITLEINDLAEEISTYRKKSLVVLEEKINKYLKFLYLSNAKINLKNKKLDSHGIDEVSFELNGVSLNTISSGEYNRLRLALLTSMSEFDIIDNGVLFLDEIDANLSGKESDAIANVLSTLSKSYQIFAISHQPQLTSVSSQHFLVDKNDGISTIKLLKKEERINEIARMISGEKITTDAIKFAKNLLIKK, encoded by the coding sequence ATGATTAATAGAATTTATATAAAAGATTGTTTGTCTTTTAAAGAAATAGATTTAGAATTTAATACAGGTTTAAATGTATTTACCGGTCCAAGTGGTGCAGGTAAATCTATATTAATGCAGGCAATTTTATCTTTATTTGCTCTTAGTGATGTGAAAGCCAGTTTAGGTGAAGTTTTAATCAGTGATTCAAAAATTAGCGATGAATTATATGATTTACAAAGTAATGATGATATTGTAATTAAAACTATAAAAAAAGAAAAAGTAAGATTTTTTATCAATAATCAAACTATTTCTAAAAAAAACCTAAATACTTTCTCTTCTAAATTAATTAAGCATTTAAATTTAAGAGATACTTCTGATTTTGAAAGTGTAAAACTATTAAACTTCCTTGATAAAGTGTGTTACAAAGATTATAAAGATTTTTCTTCGAAAAAAGAAAAATTTGATTTATTATTCAAAGAAGCTAGTAAGCTTCAAAAAGATTTAAATAAAATTATTGAAGATGAATTAAAAATTGAAGATTTAAAAGAGTTTAGCAAGTTTGAAATTGAAAAAATTGAAGCAATAAACCCTAGTATTGATGAGTATGAAGAATTAAATTTATTAAAAAGAAAACTATCAAAAAAAGAAAAAATTGAAGATGCAATCAAAAGTGCATCAGAAATCTTAAATTTTAGGCAAAGTGTTTCTAATAGTTTAGAGCTTTTGGAAGAAGATTCTAGTTTTTTTGATGAAACAATGAATGAACTTAATAATATATTTGAAAAATTTAATGATTCATTATATGAATTAGAAGATATCGATATAGAAACTGTTCTTACAAGAATTGAAAAACTTTCTTCTTTACAAAAAAGATTTGGTTCAATAGCTGAAGCTTTAGAATATAAAGAAGAAAAGAAAAAAGAATTAGATTCTTATGAGAATATAACATTTGAAAAATCTATATTAGAAAAGAAAATTTCTATTATTACTTTAGAAATAAATGATTTAGCAGAAGAAATATCTACTTATAGAAAGAAGAGTTTAGTAGTACTTGAAGAAAAAATAAATAAGTATCTAAAGTTTTTATACTTATCAAATGCAAAAATTAATCTTAAGAATAAAAAATTAGATTCACATGGTATTGATGAAGTAAGTTTTGAGTTAAATGGAGTTAGTTTAAATACTATTAGTTCAGGGGAATATAATAGATTAAGATTGGCACTTCTAACATCAATGAGTGAATTTGACATTATTGATAATGGTGTTTTATTTTTAGATGAAATTGATGCTAATTTAAGTGGAAAAGAAAGTGATGCCATTGCTAATGTTTTATCTACACTATCTAAATCTTATCAAATTTTTGCAATATCCCATCAACCACAATTAACATCAGTATCTTCTCAACATTTTTTAGTTGATAAAAATGATGGAATATCTACAATAAAACTTCTAAAAAAAGAAGAAAGAATCAATGAAATAGCTAGAATGATTAGCGGCGAAAAAATTACTACAGATGCAATAAAATTTGCAAAAAACCTTTTAATAAAAAAATAA
- the soxB gene encoding thiosulfohydrolase SoxB — MSKLSRREFVYMMSVLGAAPVFANSHTRSVETNKLEDYYKLQNFGNVRLLHMTDSHAQLLPVYFREPSVNLGFHGNYGKPPHIVGDKLLDYYGIKGNKRLEYAYSCVNFEKHAKVMGRVGGFAQLKTVIDHLTNNFGAEKTLMMDGGDTWQGSATALYTRGKDMVGAMNLLGVDVAVGHWEFTYKAEEVLENVKLLDAEFLAQNVMVKEDALMEETEVAMQAYDEDTGHAFKPYTIKKMGNARVAIIGQAFPYTTIANPQRFIPDWTFGINDDGMQELVDQVREEEKPDAVIVLSHNGFDVDQKMAEVCTGIDFIMGGHTHDGVPEAVPVKNENGTTYVCNAGSNGKFLNVLDLDIQNGKIKDFKFTLLPIFSDLVPEDKEMKAYIEKVRLPYIKDLNRTVATTEETLFRRGNFNGSWDQIICDALIDVKGADISLSPGFRWGTTVMPGQDITFDDLMTQTAMTYPETYARDITGQGIKDILEDVADNLFNADPFYQQGGDMVRTGGISYKIDPKAKMGERISDIQLTKNGKKLEASKSYKVAGWSTVGAKSPGEPVWETVETYLGNVKHIANLRVDTPDIIGVKNNPGIVI; from the coding sequence ATGAGTAAATTAAGTAGAAGAGAATTTGTATATATGATGTCAGTACTTGGTGCTGCACCAGTGTTTGCAAACTCTCATACTAGATCAGTTGAGACAAATAAATTAGAAGATTACTATAAGCTACAGAATTTTGGTAATGTAAGACTTCTTCACATGACAGATTCTCATGCTCAATTATTACCAGTATACTTTAGAGAACCAAGTGTCAACTTAGGTTTCCATGGTAATTATGGAAAACCACCTCATATTGTTGGTGATAAACTATTAGATTACTATGGTATAAAAGGTAATAAGAGATTAGAATATGCATATTCTTGTGTAAACTTTGAAAAGCATGCAAAAGTTATGGGTAGAGTAGGTGGATTTGCTCAACTTAAAACAGTAATTGATCATTTAACAAATAATTTTGGAGCTGAAAAAACTCTTATGATGGATGGTGGTGACACTTGGCAAGGTAGTGCAACAGCTCTTTACACTCGTGGTAAAGATATGGTTGGTGCTATGAACTTACTTGGCGTTGATGTTGCTGTTGGGCATTGGGAATTTACATATAAAGCTGAAGAAGTTTTAGAAAATGTTAAATTACTTGATGCTGAATTCTTAGCTCAAAATGTTATGGTAAAAGAAGACGCCTTAATGGAAGAAACTGAAGTTGCGATGCAAGCTTATGACGAAGATACAGGTCACGCGTTTAAACCGTACACAATTAAAAAAATGGGTAATGCAAGAGTTGCAATTATTGGTCAAGCTTTCCCTTATACTACTATTGCAAATCCTCAAAGATTTATTCCAGATTGGACATTTGGTATTAATGATGATGGAATGCAAGAGTTGGTTGATCAAGTAAGAGAAGAAGAAAAACCTGACGCTGTTATTGTTTTATCTCATAATGGTTTTGATGTTGATCAAAAAATGGCAGAAGTATGTACTGGTATTGACTTTATTATGGGTGGACATACTCATGATGGTGTTCCAGAAGCTGTTCCTGTTAAGAATGAAAATGGTACTACATATGTTTGTAATGCTGGTTCTAATGGTAAGTTCTTAAATGTTCTTGATTTAGATATTCAAAATGGAAAAATCAAAGACTTTAAATTTACACTTCTTCCAATCTTCTCTGATTTAGTTCCTGAAGATAAAGAAATGAAAGCTTATATTGAAAAAGTGCGATTACCATATATTAAAGATTTAAATAGAACTGTTGCTACAACTGAAGAAACATTATTTAGACGTGGTAACTTTAATGGTTCATGGGATCAAATTATTTGTGATGCATTAATTGATGTAAAAGGTGCAGATATTTCTCTTTCTCCAGGATTTAGATGGGGAACAACAGTTATGCCAGGTCAAGATATCACATTTGATGATTTAATGACACAGACAGCTATGACTTATCCTGAAACTTATGCAAGAGATATAACAGGGCAAGGAATTAAAGATATTCTTGAAGATGTTGCTGATAACTTATTTAATGCAGATCCATTCTACCAACAAGGTGGTGATATGGTAAGAACTGGTGGAATATCTTATAAAATTGATCCAAAAGCTAAGATGGGTGAAAGAATTTCTGATATCCAACTTACTAAAAATGGTAAAAAACTTGAAGCTAGTAAATCTTATAAAGTAGCAGGTTGGTCAACTGTTGGTGCTAAATCACCAGGTGAACCAGTTTGGGAAACAGTTGAAACTTACTTAGGAAATGTAAAACATATTGCAAACTTAAGAGTTGATACTCCAGATATCATTGGTGTTAAAAATAACCCAGGAATTGTTATATAG
- the soxY gene encoding thiosulfate oxidation carrier protein SoxY yields MNRRNFLSLGLGALAVSMAPSTLSAINFRETKPKAWTATKVDEAIKEVFGTSTVTEGKIKLKAPDIAENGAVIPVTVSTKLNAKTVAIFQDANPETAVAVFTVPENGIIDYSVRIKMAKTGTVTVVADVDGKLVSTSKLVKVTIGGCGG; encoded by the coding sequence ATGAACAGAAGAAATTTTTTAAGCTTAGGATTAGGTGCATTAGCAGTTTCAATGGCACCATCAACTTTAAGTGCTATTAACTTTAGAGAAACAAAACCAAAAGCATGGACTGCAACAAAAGTAGATGAAGCTATAAAAGAAGTTTTTGGTACTTCAACAGTTACTGAAGGTAAAATCAAATTAAAAGCTCCAGATATTGCAGAAAATGGTGCTGTTATTCCTGTTACTGTTTCTACAAAATTAAATGCAAAAACAGTAGCAATTTTCCAAGATGCTAATCCTGAAACTGCAGTTGCAGTATTTACAGTTCCTGAAAATGGAATTATTGACTATTCAGTAAGAATTAAAATGGCTAAAACAGGTACTGTTACAGTTGTTGCTGATGTTGATGGAAAATTAGTTTCTACATCTAAACTTGTAAAAGTTACTATTGGTGGATGTGGAGGTTGA
- a CDS encoding DsrE family protein, with protein sequence MKNLLIVLFFTVFVYGESTFSNPQPSFDEPRKVVFQIYDSELDKVNHNLGTIYNILKEYPEESLKVAVVAYGNGMRALKKDFDKATLARISSLMEYDVEFFACKNTMESMKWTEDDFIDDLEYVQAGIVEFVEKQIDGYIGVNAY encoded by the coding sequence ATGAAAAATTTATTAATAGTTTTATTTTTTACAGTTTTTGTTTATGGAGAATCAACTTTTTCTAACCCTCAGCCTTCTTTTGATGAGCCAAGAAAAGTTGTTTTCCAAATATATGATTCTGAACTTGATAAAGTAAATCATAATTTAGGAACAATCTATAATATTTTAAAAGAGTATCCTGAAGAATCTCTAAAAGTTGCTGTTGTAGCTTATGGAAATGGAATGAGAGCTTTAAAAAAAGATTTTGATAAAGCAACATTAGCGAGAATAAGTTCGCTTATGGAATATGATGTAGAGTTTTTTGCTTGTAAAAATACTATGGAAAGTATGAAATGGACAGAAGATGATTTTATTGATGATTTAGAATATGTTCAAGCAGGAATTGTTGAGTTTGTAGAAAAACAAATTGATGGATATATTGGAGTTAATGCTTATTAA
- the soxX gene encoding sulfur oxidation c-type cytochrome SoxX gives MKLAKSLLIASAISGLIATSSFANGDLVKQGEKIFMSKNLGNCLACHSANGKNVDGPGSMGPALQALQYWPDDLLYQKIYDPYTTNPISAMPAFGKNGWLSDSQIKAVVAYLKTIK, from the coding sequence ATGAAATTAGCAAAAAGTTTACTAATAGCATCAGCTATTAGTGGTTTAATCGCAACAAGTAGTTTTGCAAATGGAGATTTAGTTAAACAAGGTGAAAAGATTTTTATGAGTAAGAATCTTGGTAACTGTTTAGCTTGTCATTCAGCAAATGGTAAAAATGTAGATGGACCAGGAAGTATGGGACCAGCTTTACAAGCTTTACAATATTGGCCAGATGATTTATTATATCAAAAAATATATGACCCATATACAACTAATCCAATTTCAGCAATGCCTGCCTTTGGTAAAAATGGTTGGTTAAGTGATTCACAAATTAAAGCAGTAGTTGCTTATTTAAAAACAATTAAATAA